A region from the Enterobacter roggenkampii genome encodes:
- the yjjJ gene encoding type II toxin-antitoxin system HipA family toxin YjjJ: MINRSETLRQLLRQGPVSVRQMTDIMGISQPTVSRSIKALGDEVVRIGSGPSIHYVLRDTHRGFSSAPVYRITEEGQVKSLGKLIPVYPDGFVVAQTDNVCLHSDGLPWWLFDMRPQGYLGRAYASRFSSELGLPPNPENWSDTDVIRALLAHGHDAVGNLLIGEQARNHFVEMPSPVAVDRATAYPSLAQAVSAGEVPGSSAGGEQPKFCTYTERGHVIVKFTAPDDNPVSERWRDLLLAEHLALSVLGVETEVFDFGGQRFLEIPRFDRTGPLGRKGLFSLRALEAEFVGRARESWPVLVNELAKQGCVHQDAVASTSRLWAFGMLIGNTDMHHGNLSFISSHGRPYDLAPAYDMLPMGFAPKSGGALVNTLRPATLIDAIAGETWHEALALAERFYTLASSCGRFSANFAPCLAALRTHLDEARLKVSRLG; the protein is encoded by the coding sequence ATGATAAATCGATCCGAAACACTACGACAATTGCTGAGGCAAGGCCCGGTATCGGTAAGGCAAATGACTGATATTATGGGTATTAGTCAGCCTACCGTTTCACGATCGATTAAAGCGCTTGGCGATGAGGTGGTTCGCATTGGCTCCGGTCCATCTATTCACTATGTGCTGCGGGATACACATCGAGGATTCAGTTCGGCTCCTGTCTACCGCATCACGGAAGAGGGTCAGGTAAAATCGCTGGGTAAACTCATTCCGGTTTATCCAGATGGTTTTGTAGTGGCGCAAACGGACAATGTGTGCCTCCATAGCGATGGGTTGCCGTGGTGGTTGTTTGACATGCGGCCTCAGGGATACCTTGGCCGCGCGTACGCCTCGCGATTTTCATCCGAGCTGGGCCTGCCGCCGAATCCAGAGAACTGGAGTGATACTGACGTTATCAGGGCTTTGCTCGCTCATGGACACGATGCGGTGGGGAACCTGTTAATCGGAGAACAGGCGAGGAATCATTTTGTAGAGATGCCGTCGCCTGTTGCGGTGGACCGCGCAACCGCCTACCCGTCGCTGGCGCAGGCCGTGAGCGCGGGCGAAGTACCGGGCTCCTCTGCTGGGGGTGAGCAGCCGAAGTTCTGTACTTATACAGAACGTGGCCACGTCATTGTGAAATTCACGGCACCGGACGATAACCCTGTAAGCGAACGCTGGCGAGACCTTTTGCTAGCAGAACATCTTGCGTTAAGCGTGCTTGGCGTCGAAACCGAGGTGTTTGATTTTGGCGGACAGCGCTTCCTTGAGATCCCGCGGTTCGACCGTACGGGACCCCTTGGTCGTAAGGGACTCTTTTCTTTACGTGCGCTCGAGGCGGAGTTTGTCGGCAGGGCAAGAGAATCCTGGCCGGTACTGGTGAATGAGCTGGCAAAGCAGGGCTGTGTTCACCAGGATGCGGTCGCCAGCACGTCAAGGCTTTGGGCGTTTGGTATGCTGATCGGCAATACCGACATGCACCACGGTAATCTGTCGTTTATCAGTTCCCACGGACGGCCTTACGATCTTGCTCCTGCCTATGACATGCTGCCCATGGGATTTGCCCCGAAATCAGGAGGCGCACTGGTGAATACGCTGCGTCCGGCTACGCTTATTGACGCGATCGCGGGAGAAACCTGGCATGAAGCACTGGCGCTGGCCGAGCGCTTTTATACGCTGGCCAGTAGTTGCGGCCGCTTTTCTGCCAATTTTGCGCCATGTCTTGCCGCATTGCGCACCCATCTGGACGAGGCGAGATTGAAGGTGTCGCGTCTTGGATAA
- the silA gene encoding Cu(+)/Ag(+) efflux RND transporter permease subunit SilA has translation MIEWIIRRSVANRFLVMMGALFLSVWGTWTIINTPVDALPDLSDVQVIIKTSYPGQAPQIVENQVTYPLTTTMLSVPGAKTVRGFSQFGDSYVYAIFEDGTDLYWARSRVLEYLNQVQGKLPAGVSSEIGPDATGVGWIFEYALVDRSGKHDLAELRSLQDWFLKFELKTIPNVAEVASVGGVVKQYQIQVDPLKLAQFGVSLPEVKQALESSNQEAGGSSVEIAEAEYMVRASGYLQTIDDFNHIVLKTGENGVPIYLRDVARVQTGPEMRRGIAELNGQGEVAGGVVILRSGKNAREVITAVKDKLETLKASLPEGVEIVTTYDRSQLIDRAIDNLSSKLLEEFIVVAIVCALFLWHIRSALVAIISLPLGLCIAFIVMHFQGLNANIMSLGGIAIAVGAMVDAAIVMIENAHKRLEEWDHQHPGEQIDNVTRWKVITNASVEVGPALFISLLIITLSFIPIFTLEGQEGRLFGPLAFTKTYAMAGAAALAIIVIPILMGFWIRGKIPAESRNPLNRLLINAYHPLLIRVLNWPKTTLLVAALSIFTVIWPLSQVGGEFLPKINEGDLLYMPSTLPGISPAEAAALLQTTDKLIKTVPEVASVFGKTGKAETATDSAPLEMVETTIQLKPEDRWRPGMTINKIVEELDKTVRLPGLANLWVPPIRNRIDMLSTGIKSPIGIKVSGTVLADIDATAQSIEAVAKTVPGVVSALAERLEGGRYIDVDINREKASRYGMTVGDVQLFVSSAIGGATVGETVEGVARYPINIRYPQDYRNSPSALKQMPILTPMKQQITLGDVADINVVSGPTMLKTENARPASWIYIDARGRDMVSVVNDIKTAIGQNVKLRPGTSVSFSGQFELLEHANKKLKLMVPMTLMIIFVLLYLAFRRVDEALLILMSLPFALVGGIWFLYWQGFHMSVATGTGFIALAGVAAEFGVVMLMYLRHAVEAHPALSQRETFTEQGLDDALYQGAVLRVRPKAMTVAVIIAGLLPILWGTGAGSEVMSRIAAPMIGGMITAPLLSLFIIPAAYKLIWLRRHKPETAVGEDDRGVNT, from the coding sequence ATGATTGAATGGATTATCCGGCGTTCGGTTGCCAACCGTTTCCTGGTGATGATGGGCGCGCTGTTTCTCAGCGTCTGGGGGACATGGACCATCATCAACACCCCGGTCGATGCCTTGCCCGATCTGTCTGACGTTCAGGTGATTATCAAAACAAGCTATCCCGGCCAGGCCCCGCAGATTGTTGAAAACCAGGTGACCTATCCACTCACCACCACCATGCTGTCTGTTCCTGGCGCGAAGACCGTGCGCGGTTTTTCACAGTTTGGTGATTCGTATGTGTACGCTATTTTTGAAGACGGGACCGATCTGTACTGGGCCCGCTCGCGCGTGCTGGAGTACCTGAATCAGGTTCAGGGCAAACTCCCCGCCGGCGTGAGTTCCGAAATCGGCCCGGACGCCACGGGCGTAGGCTGGATATTTGAATATGCGCTGGTGGACCGCAGCGGAAAACACGATCTCGCCGAGCTGCGATCATTGCAGGACTGGTTCCTGAAATTTGAGCTAAAAACAATCCCGAACGTGGCCGAGGTGGCCTCCGTCGGCGGTGTGGTGAAGCAGTATCAGATTCAGGTTGACCCGTTAAAGCTGGCGCAGTTCGGCGTCAGTCTGCCGGAAGTTAAGCAGGCCCTTGAATCGTCTAATCAGGAAGCGGGGGGATCGTCCGTAGAAATCGCGGAAGCGGAATATATGGTGCGGGCCAGCGGCTATCTGCAGACCATCGATGATTTCAATCACATCGTCCTGAAAACCGGTGAGAACGGTGTGCCGATTTACCTGCGCGATGTTGCCCGCGTACAAACGGGGCCGGAAATGCGCCGTGGTATTGCCGAGCTGAACGGACAGGGTGAAGTGGCGGGCGGCGTGGTGATCCTGCGTTCGGGTAAAAACGCGCGCGAGGTCATTACGGCGGTAAAAGACAAGCTGGAGACGCTGAAGGCCAGCCTGCCGGAAGGCGTTGAGATTGTGACCACCTACGATCGCAGCCAGCTCATCGACCGGGCCATTGATAACCTGAGCAGCAAACTTCTCGAAGAGTTTATCGTGGTGGCCATCGTCTGCGCGCTGTTCCTCTGGCACATTCGCTCGGCGCTGGTGGCGATTATCTCTCTGCCGCTTGGCCTGTGTATTGCCTTTATCGTCATGCATTTCCAGGGGCTGAACGCCAATATTATGTCGCTGGGAGGCATTGCCATCGCCGTCGGCGCGATGGTGGATGCCGCCATCGTGATGATTGAGAACGCGCATAAGCGGCTGGAAGAGTGGGATCACCAGCACCCGGGAGAGCAGATTGATAACGTCACCCGCTGGAAGGTGATTACCAACGCCTCTGTAGAGGTTGGACCGGCGCTGTTTATCAGCTTGCTGATCATCACTTTATCCTTCATTCCCATCTTTACCCTTGAGGGGCAGGAAGGGCGGCTGTTTGGTCCGCTGGCCTTCACCAAAACGTACGCCATGGCAGGAGCGGCCGCGCTGGCCATCATCGTGATCCCCATTCTGATGGGATTCTGGATCCGGGGTAAAATCCCCGCCGAGAGTCGTAACCCGCTGAACAGGCTGCTGATTAACGCCTATCATCCGCTGCTGATTCGGGTGCTCAACTGGCCCAAAACAACCCTGCTGGTTGCGGCCTTATCCATCTTCACGGTGATCTGGCCCCTGAGCCAGGTGGGCGGTGAGTTCCTGCCGAAGATTAATGAGGGCGATCTGCTGTATATGCCGTCAACGTTGCCCGGCATCTCTCCGGCAGAAGCGGCCGCGCTCTTACAGACCACGGACAAGTTAATAAAAACCGTCCCTGAAGTGGCCTCTGTCTTCGGCAAGACCGGCAAAGCCGAAACGGCCACGGATTCCGCGCCGCTCGAAATGGTGGAAACCACCATTCAGCTTAAGCCTGAGGATCGGTGGCGTCCCGGGATGACGATTAACAAGATCGTTGAGGAGCTTGATAAGACCGTTCGTTTGCCTGGCCTTGCGAATCTCTGGGTTCCGCCCATTCGCAACCGCATTGATATGCTGTCGACCGGGATTAAAAGCCCGATTGGCATCAAGGTGTCTGGTACCGTTCTGGCTGATATCGACGCCACGGCGCAAAGCATTGAAGCGGTAGCCAAAACGGTGCCGGGCGTGGTGTCTGCCCTGGCAGAACGTCTGGAAGGCGGGCGCTACATCGATGTCGATATCAACCGGGAGAAAGCCTCCCGCTATGGAATGACGGTGGGCGACGTGCAGCTGTTCGTCTCCTCGGCCATCGGCGGTGCGACGGTGGGTGAAACGGTGGAAGGCGTGGCCCGCTATCCGATTAATATTCGTTATCCTCAGGACTACCGGAATAGCCCGAGCGCGTTGAAGCAGATGCCGATCCTGACGCCAATGAAACAGCAGATTACGCTGGGTGATGTGGCGGATATCAACGTTGTTTCAGGCCCCACGATGCTGAAAACGGAGAATGCCCGGCCTGCGAGCTGGATTTATATCGATGCCCGCGGCAGGGATATGGTGTCGGTGGTGAACGACATTAAGACGGCCATCGGCCAGAACGTGAAGCTCAGGCCGGGTACCAGCGTGTCATTCTCCGGGCAGTTTGAACTGCTTGAGCACGCCAACAAGAAACTGAAGCTGATGGTGCCGATGACGCTGATGATCATTTTCGTTCTGCTCTATCTGGCGTTCCGTCGCGTGGATGAGGCCCTGTTGATCCTGATGAGCCTGCCGTTCGCGCTGGTCGGCGGGATATGGTTCCTGTACTGGCAGGGCTTCCATATGTCCGTGGCAACCGGCACCGGGTTTATCGCCCTGGCCGGGGTGGCAGCAGAGTTTGGAGTGGTCATGCTGATGTATTTGCGTCATGCCGTTGAAGCACATCCGGCGCTGTCCCAGCGCGAAACGTTCACTGAACAGGGGCTTGATGACGCCCTTTATCAGGGCGCCGTGCTGCGCGTGCGGCCAAAGGCGATGACCGTCGCGGTGATTATTGCCGGTCTGCTGCCCATTCTCTGGGGGACCGGGGCTGGCTCAGAAGTCATGAGCCGGATAGCGGCGCCCATGATCGGCGGGATGATCACGGCACCGCTGCTGTCACTGTTTATTATTCCTGCGGCGTATAAGTTAATTTGGTTACGCAGACACAAACCAGAGACAGCCGTTGGTGAAGATGACAGAGGAGTCAATACCTGA